A stretch of DNA from Candidatus Polarisedimenticolia bacterium:
ACGCCGGAGTGGATGATGTCGTCCCCGAGGAAGACGGCGAACGGCTCGTCCCCCACGAGATCCCGGGCCATCAGGATGGCGTGCCCCAGGCCGAGCGGCTCCTTCTGCCGGACGTACGACACGCTGATCATGTCGGAGATCGACCGGACCTCCTTCAGGAGGTCGAGCTTGGAGCGACGCTCCAGGAGCTGCTCCAGCTCGTAGGCGACGTCGAAATGGTTCTCGATGGCGGTCTTGCCGCGGCCGGTGACGATGATGATCGACTCGATCCCGGACGCCACCGCCTCCTCGACCACGTACTGGATGATCGGCTTGTCCACCAGGGGCAGCATCTCCTTGGGCTGCGCCTTGGTCGCGGGGAGGAAGCGGGTGCCCAGCCCCGCGGCGGGAAAGACCGCCTTGCGGATGGGTGCGGGAGATTTCATCGGGCGAGGATTATAGACCACAGCCGTTCGAGCAGCGGGAGCGCCCGGACGGCGGCCGGCGTGCCGGCTGGCGGCGCCGGCGTGCCGGCTGGCGACGCCGTCGCGCCCAGGGAGCGGCCGGGGCGAACCGGATCGGGCGCGCGCCCGGCGCGGCGGGGATCGACGGCGGGCGTTTCATCCAGGCCATCCCCCCGGCCGGCCTCGATCTGATCGCGCAGGTGGCGCAGCCGGGCATGGAAGCCCGAGGTGTGGAACGAGTGCAGGATGCCGAGCCGTTCGGCGTCGTGATGGTGGCAGAACTCGTGCAGCAGCGTGTTGAGGAAGGCCGTCGGGCGGACGACGTCGCCGCGTGCCGGCGTCCGGTTGGGGACGCGGATGCGCCCCAGGGGACGGCCGCCGCGCGCCACCGCCGGATCGACGGGAGAGGGGGCCCGCCGACGATAGTCCCCCTGCAGGCTATAGACGATGCGGCCGCCGCTGCGCCGGTGCGGCTGGTGCTCGTCCGGCACCACCAGCTCCGGGACGCCCGTGCCCGTCTGCGCCGCGAGCACAGCGAGAAGGTCTCGACCGAGGCGCTGGCGACCGGGCGCGTCGCGCGAGCGCAGCAGGCGGGAGGCGGCGACGGCGGCCGCCTCCGGGTCGTCGAGTGACAGCGTGCGGATGCGATTGCTTCGCTGGTAGTCGGCGCGGCGCGTCCTTGCCATGCGCTCGCATCATACATTAGACTCGCCGCCATGCTCGAAATGGCCTGGGTCCGCGACCATCTCGACGTTCTGGGGAAGGCCCTTCGCGATCGCGGCGCCGGGATCGATCCCGCGGAATTCAAGCGCCTCGACGAGAAACGCCGTGCGTCCCTGCGCGAAGTCGAGCAGCTCAAGGCCTCCCGCAACCAGGTCTCCGAGAGGATCGCCGCCCTCAAGAAGGACCGGAAGGACGCCACCTCCCTGATCGAGGAGATGCGCGCCGTGGGCGATCGGATCAAGGAGCTGGACGCCGCGGTCGCCGAAAGCGAGGCCGCGCTCGAGGCGTGGCTCCTGGCCGTGCCGAACGTGCCGCACGCCAGCGTGCCGGTGGGGCACTCGTCGGCGGAGAACGTCGAGGTGCGGCGCTGGGGCCGGCCGCCCGCGTTCGACTTCCCGCCGCTGGCGCACTGGGACCTGGGGACGGCGCTCGGCATCCTCGATTTCGAGAGGGCGGCGAAGATCGCCGGGGCGCGGTTCGCCGTCTACATGGGTGCGGGCGCGCGGCTCGAGCGCGCCCTGATCAACTTCATGCTCGACCTGCACACGCGCGAGCACGGCTACACCGAGGTCCTGCCGCCGTTCATGGTCAACACCGCCGCCATGGTCGGCACCGGCAACCTGCCAAAATTCGCCGACGACCTGTTCCGGGTCGAGAAGGCGG
This window harbors:
- the serS gene encoding serine--tRNA ligase gives rise to the protein MLEMAWVRDHLDVLGKALRDRGAGIDPAEFKRLDEKRRASLREVEQLKASRNQVSERIAALKKDRKDATSLIEEMRAVGDRIKELDAAVAESEAALEAWLLAVPNVPHASVPVGHSSAENVEVRRWGRPPAFDFPPLAHWDLGTALGILDFERAAKIAGARFAVYMGAGARLERALINFMLDLHTREHGYTEVLPPFMVNTAAMVGTGNLPKFADDLFRVEKAGYWLIPTAEVPLTNLHREEFLDGARLPISYTAYTPCFRSEAGSYGKDVKGLIRQHQFNKVELVKLTRPEDSMEALERLTKDAETVLQRLELPYRVVALCTGDMGFPSMKTYDIEVWLPSFDAYREISSCSNCGDYQARRAGIRFRRAQGGKSEYAHSLNGSGLAVGRTVVALLENGQRKDGSIAIPKALQPYFGADEIRPG